The stretch of DNA GCATGAATTCGAGCAGGACTGGCGCCGGGTGATCCGCTGATGCAGCGCCGTTCTTTTCTGGTGTGGGCTGGCGCTTCCGGCCTGGCCGTCACCGGCAGCGGGCTGGCGTTCCAGCGCTGGCAGGAGATCACGCCGACCGTGCATTACGTTGGCCGCGATGAGGGCCACTTCCTGCGCGACCGCCGCGCCATTCCGCCGCCGTCGCAAGTTATCCACACCGATGTGGTGATACTCGGCTCGGGCGTGTCCGGCCTGACCGCCGCGTGGAAGCTGAAAAAGCTCGGCAAGACCGATGTGTTGATGATCGACGGGCCACAGCCCTACGGTAACGCGGCCGGCGGCGCGTTCGGCGAATACGAATATCCGACCGGCGCGCACTATCTGCCGCTGCCGTCGCCGGAGTCCACGCACGTGCGCGAAATCCTGGCGGATCTCGGCATCATCCAGAAGGACGCCTTTGCCGAGAAGCCTTACTACGACGAGCGCTTCATCCTGCATGCGCCGGAAGAGCGCCTGCTGTTCAACGGCCACTGGCAGGACGGCTTCATTCCCACCGACGGCGTGCCGAAGTGGGAGCTGGATGAGCACAAGCGCTTCTTCGACGAAGTACACCGGCTGCGCCAACTGCATGGCGCCGATGGCCGCCGCGTGTTCGTGTTCCCGACCGTGATGTCGTCGGAAGATCCCGAGTGGCAGGCGCTGGATCGCATCTCGCTCAAGCAGTGGATGGAGCAGAACGGCTACAAGTCGCCTACGCTGCACTGGTATCTGAACTACTGCTGCCGCGATGACTATGGCACGCGCTACGACAAGGTGTCGGCGTGGGCCGGCCTGCATTACTACTGCAGCCGCTGGGGCCAGGCCGCCAATGCCGGCAACGGCGCCTGGCTGACATGGCCGGGCGGCTTGCAGCCGCTGGTATCCGGCATCGAGCGCGCAGCGGAGGTCAAGCGCATGGCGGGGACGGCGATATCGCTGAAGAAAACCGCCGATGGCGTCGAGGCCCTGTGCTTCAAGCTGGAAAACGGCCAGGCCACCAGTTACCTGGTGCGCGCGCGCAAAGCCATCTGCGCGATGCCGACCTATGTGGCGGCGCGGGTTGTGGATAACATCGGAGAATACGGTTTCGACGCAACTAAGCATGTACCGGAATACGCGCCGTGGATGGTGGCGAACTTCCTGCTCAAGCGCTTTCCCGAGGAACTCCAAGGCGGGCCAAACCCGCAGCCGCTGTCCTGGGATAACGTGGTGTACAGCGAGCCGGGACTGGGCTTCGTGGTGTCCACCCACCAGGATATCCGCGTGCAGCCGCCGGAAAAAACCGTGTTCAGTTCCTATGTCGCGCTGTCCGACCGCAAGGCCAGCACGGCGCGCCACTGGATGGCGTCGGCCACGCCGGAAGAGCTGCTGGCGCTGGCCAGCGCCGATCTCAAAACCGCCTACGGCGCGCAATTCGCCTCCTGTGTGGAGCGGGTCGACATCACCCTGAGGGGGCATGCGATGGCTGTTCCTTGGCCCGGTTTCCGCAACAACGCTGGCATGCGAGCATTGCGTGAAGTAGATGGTCCGATTTTGTTTGCCCATGCCGACCTGTCAGGCTTTTCCGTTTTCGAGGAAGCCGCCTGGTGGGGATATCGCGCGGCACAGCTCGCCGCTAAATGATAAGCTCAATTCATGACACACAATGCCCGCCAGCGCTTTCGCGCCCCGCCTAAACTCAAGCTTCGCGATGAAGACGCCGACGATGACGTCTTCTCCAGCCGTGCCGCCAATCCGAAGCTGCGCAAGTCCAAGGCCAAGGCGCTCGACCTGGAACGCACCGCCGCGCTGATCGACCGCATCGCCGCTTTGCAGGACAAGCTGTACGCGCAGCACAAGCAGAAAGTGCTGCTGGTCCTGCAAGGCACGGACACCGGCGGCAAGGACGGCACGGTGCGCGCGCTGTTCAAGGGCATCAGCCCGATGGGCTTGCGCGCCGTGGCTTTTAAAGGGCCGACCGACGCCGAACTGGCGCACGATTACCTGTGGCGCGTGCACCAGTACGTGCCGGCCAACGGCGAGATCGCCATCTTCAACCGCAGTCATTACGAAGATGTGTTGATCACCAAGGTGCAGGGCTGGATCGATGACGACGAGTGCAAGCGCCGCTACGCGCAGATTCGCGACTTCGAACGCATGCTGGCGGAAACGGGCACGGTGATCATCAAGGTATTCCTGCACATCTCGAAGGAAGAACAGCGCGAGCGCTTGCAGGAGCGCCTGGACGACCCGGACAAGCAGTGGAAATTCAATCCGGAAGACATCAAGCAACGCGAAAAATGGGACGACTATCAGCGCGCGTACGAAAAGGCGATCCGCGAGACGGATGCACCGCACGCGCCATGGTATGTGGTGCCGGCCAACTCCAAGACCCATCGCAACCTGGTGATCGCCAGCCTGCTGCTGGAGACGCTGGAAGGCATGGACCTGAGCTATCCGCCGCCGCATCCGGATCTGTCGTCTTTCACCGTGGAGTAAGGAGATGACATATGCTGCAATTGAAAGATCCCAGTCTGCTGCGCCAGCAGGGCTACATTAACGGCGAATGGACTGATGCTGACGGCGGCGCCACGCTGGCCGTCACCAACCCCGCCACCGGCGAACAAATCGGCACCGTGCCGGTGATGGGCGCGGCCGAAACCAAACGCGCCATCGACGCTGCCAACGCCGCCTGGCCGGCGTGGCGCAAAAAGCCCGCCGTCGAACGCGCGCGCATCCTGCGCAAGTGGAATGACCTGATCCTGGAAAACACCGACGACCTGGCGCTGCTGATGACGGCCGAGCAGGGCAAGCCGCTGTCCGAGTCGCGCGGCGAGGTGGCGTATGGGGCGTCGTTCATCGAGTGGTTTGGCGAGCAGGCCAAGCGCGTGGCCGGTGAGACGCTGCCGTCGCCGTGGCAGGACCGCCGCATCCTGGTCACCAAGGAGCCGATCGGCGTGTGCGCCGCCATCACGCCGTGGAATTTTCCGATTGCGATGATCACCCGCAAGGCCGGGCCAGCGTTGGCCGCCGGCTGCCCGATGGTGCTCAAGCCGGCCGAGTCGACGCCGTACAGCGCGCTGGCGCTGGCGGTATTGGCGGAACGGGCGGGCGTGCCGGCCGGCGTGTTCAGCGTGTTGACCGGTAAATCCAAGGACATCGGCGGCGAGATGACCGCCAATCCGCTGGTGCGCAAGCTGACCTTTACCGGTTCCACGCAGGTGGGCCGACTGCTGATGGAGCAGAGCGCGCCGACCATCAAGAAACTGTCGCTGGAGTTGGGCGGCAACGCGCCGTTCATCGTGTTCGACGACGCCGACCTGGACGCGGCGGTGGAAGGCGCCATCGCCTCCAAGTACCGCAATGCCGGCCAGACCTGCGTGTGCGCCAACCGCATCTACGTGCAGGACGGCGTGTACGAAGCGTTTGCGCAAAAGCTGGTGGCGGCGGTGGAAAAGCTCAAGGTCGGCAACGGCGTCGACGAGGGCGTGACGCAAGGTCCGCTGATCGATGAGAAGGCGGTGCAAAAGGTCGAACAGCATGTGGCCGATGCGCTGGCCAAAGGTGGCCGCCTGCTGTTGGGCGGCAAGCGTCACGAGCTGGGACACAGCTTCTTCCAGCCGACCGTGATTGCTGACGTGACTGCCGACATGCTGGTGGCCAAGGAAGAGACCTTCGGTCCGATGGCGCCGCTGTTCCGCTTCCACACCGATGACGAAGCCATCGCCTTGGCCAACGATACCAAGTTTGGCCTGGCCAGCTATTTCTATTCGCGCGACGTCGGCCGCATCTGGCGCGTGGCGGAGGGACTGGAGAGCGGCATGGTGGGCATCAACACCGGCCTGATTTCCACCGAGGCGGCGCCGTTTGGTGGCGTCAAGCAATCTGGCCTGGGGCGCGAAGGTTCGCACCTCGGCATCGAGGACTACCTGGTGGTCAAGTACATCTGCCTCGGCGGCATATAAGCGCGATGGTGCTGCCGGCCAGCCGGTCCACCATGCGTTTGACGGCCGCCATCTGGCGGCCATTTTTTTGCGCGTAGCGCGTGTCGTCATACGCCCACCAGTCCCAGCAGCTGTTCGGATTGGCGAAGGTGGCGACGGTTTGCGGATACAGGACCAGCATGCGGTTGGTGTCGGCCCAGGCGTTGTAGCCGGCGTGACGGATGAACAGCGTGCCGATGCTGTCCTGGTTTTGCTGGCAGCCGTGGAACGCCACATGCAACCGGCAGCCGCCGCTTTCGCACGATGCCGGCACGTACAGGTAGCCGGTGTCGGCCATGCCGTGCCAGGTGGGCAGAGCGATGAATTCCGACTGGTCGAAGGCGATGAAGCGGCCGCTCAGCGTGCCCGTATTGCGCGCGGCCAGCGGGCCGTAGATCCAGCTCAGCAGGGCACCGGCGGCGTCATCGTTGCAGTTGTTGATGTAGGGCGAACCGAGCGTGGCGCAGGTGTTGCCGTAGCTGTCAGTGGGCATCGCGTGTTCGGCCACCAGGTTGCGCTGGTAGGTGATGCGGTTGGCGTCGATGTAGTGGCGGTAGTAGGTCAGCAGGTCGTTCATCACCGCCTGGGGCACCACCGAATCGAGGGTGCCGGATAGCATCCAGACGCGGTGGCTGGCCAGCGCGCTGGTGGGATCGATGCTTTGCGAGGCGGCGAACCAGTCGGTGAGGGTGATCAGGTCTTGCACGCGGGTGCCGCCGGGACGCACGCGGCAGGAGAAGAATTCGTTGGTGCAGGTACAGGTGGTGGTGGCGGCGTAGACGCTGCCCTGCGCGCAGAAATAGGGGCCGCCGGCAATCACCCCGGCGCCGATCACGGTGCGCGAAAAGGCTACTTCGAACTGCACCGCCATAAACGCGCCCGACGACAGGCCGGAGACGCTGACCTGGCCGGCATTCAACGCCGGCAGCGACATCACCTGCGCCTGGGCGATACTGACCAGCCATAGCAAGCACCACAACAAGATCCGCATATCCGCCTCCGTCGCATGACGTTAGCGCGGTGGGCGGCGTTTTACTTAATCTGGATCAATCGTGCGACGGGCACTAAATTGGACTAGAATGATTTTTTTACTATTCTTT from Duganella dendranthematis encodes:
- a CDS encoding NAD(P)/FAD-dependent oxidoreductase, which codes for MQRRSFLVWAGASGLAVTGSGLAFQRWQEITPTVHYVGRDEGHFLRDRRAIPPPSQVIHTDVVILGSGVSGLTAAWKLKKLGKTDVLMIDGPQPYGNAAGGAFGEYEYPTGAHYLPLPSPESTHVREILADLGIIQKDAFAEKPYYDERFILHAPEERLLFNGHWQDGFIPTDGVPKWELDEHKRFFDEVHRLRQLHGADGRRVFVFPTVMSSEDPEWQALDRISLKQWMEQNGYKSPTLHWYLNYCCRDDYGTRYDKVSAWAGLHYYCSRWGQAANAGNGAWLTWPGGLQPLVSGIERAAEVKRMAGTAISLKKTADGVEALCFKLENGQATSYLVRARKAICAMPTYVAARVVDNIGEYGFDATKHVPEYAPWMVANFLLKRFPEELQGGPNPQPLSWDNVVYSEPGLGFVVSTHQDIRVQPPEKTVFSSYVALSDRKASTARHWMASATPEELLALASADLKTAYGAQFASCVERVDITLRGHAMAVPWPGFRNNAGMRALREVDGPILFAHADLSGFSVFEEAAWWGYRAAQLAAK
- a CDS encoding PPK2 family polyphosphate kinase — encoded protein: MTHNARQRFRAPPKLKLRDEDADDDVFSSRAANPKLRKSKAKALDLERTAALIDRIAALQDKLYAQHKQKVLLVLQGTDTGGKDGTVRALFKGISPMGLRAVAFKGPTDAELAHDYLWRVHQYVPANGEIAIFNRSHYEDVLITKVQGWIDDDECKRRYAQIRDFERMLAETGTVIIKVFLHISKEEQRERLQERLDDPDKQWKFNPEDIKQREKWDDYQRAYEKAIRETDAPHAPWYVVPANSKTHRNLVIASLLLETLEGMDLSYPPPHPDLSSFTVE
- a CDS encoding NAD-dependent succinate-semialdehyde dehydrogenase; translation: MLQLKDPSLLRQQGYINGEWTDADGGATLAVTNPATGEQIGTVPVMGAAETKRAIDAANAAWPAWRKKPAVERARILRKWNDLILENTDDLALLMTAEQGKPLSESRGEVAYGASFIEWFGEQAKRVAGETLPSPWQDRRILVTKEPIGVCAAITPWNFPIAMITRKAGPALAAGCPMVLKPAESTPYSALALAVLAERAGVPAGVFSVLTGKSKDIGGEMTANPLVRKLTFTGSTQVGRLLMEQSAPTIKKLSLELGGNAPFIVFDDADLDAAVEGAIASKYRNAGQTCVCANRIYVQDGVYEAFAQKLVAAVEKLKVGNGVDEGVTQGPLIDEKAVQKVEQHVADALAKGGRLLLGGKRHELGHSFFQPTVIADVTADMLVAKEETFGPMAPLFRFHTDDEAIALANDTKFGLASYFYSRDVGRIWRVAEGLESGMVGINTGLISTEAAPFGGVKQSGLGREGSHLGIEDYLVVKYICLGGI
- a CDS encoding extracellular catalytic domain type 2 short-chain-length polyhydroxyalkanoate depolymerase, translated to MRILLWCLLWLVSIAQAQVMSLPALNAGQVSVSGLSSGAFMAVQFEVAFSRTVIGAGVIAGGPYFCAQGSVYAATTTCTCTNEFFSCRVRPGGTRVQDLITLTDWFAASQSIDPTSALASHRVWMLSGTLDSVVPQAVMNDLLTYYRHYIDANRITYQRNLVAEHAMPTDSYGNTCATLGSPYINNCNDDAAGALLSWIYGPLAARNTGTLSGRFIAFDQSEFIALPTWHGMADTGYLYVPASCESGGCRLHVAFHGCQQNQDSIGTLFIRHAGYNAWADTNRMLVLYPQTVATFANPNSCWDWWAYDDTRYAQKNGRQMAAVKRMVDRLAGSTIALICRRGRCT